The Deltaproteobacteria bacterium genome contains the following window.
CTGTGCTCCTGATTGGTGAACGCGGCACAGGCAAGGAACTGGCGGCCACCAGATTACATTACCTCTCTAAACGGTGGCAGAGTCCCTTAGTAACGCTCAATTGCGCGGCTCTCGCCCCGTCACTCATCGAATCCGAACTTTTCGGCTATGAGGCCGGGGCCTTCACCGGGGCAACCCGCCGTCGAACCGGTCGGTTTGAGATGGCCAGCCAAGGCACCCTCTTTCTTGACGAGATGGCTAACATCCCGATCGAAGTTCAGGAAAAAATACTGCGCGTGGTAGAATACGGCGCCTTTGAACGGGTTGGAGGGTCAAGGTCCATACAGGTAGATGTGAGAATCATTGGCGCGACAAATATCAATCTCCCCGTCCTGGTTAAGAAAGGACAGTTCAAACAAGACCTGCTTGATCGGCTTTCTTTTGAGGTGCTTTTCCTTCCTCCTCTGCGCGAGCGTGAGGGGGATATCCTGATTCTGGCAAACCACTTTGCAGCGCGAATAGCATTCGAATTAGGGCGCGAACAGATTCCTGAATTCAGCGAGGAAGCTATAGCCGGGCTGGAGCATTATCCCTGGCCGGGCAACGTGCGCGAATTAAAAAATGTAGTGGAGCGTGCGGTTTATCGCGCCGAGGGCCAATTGATCACCAATATTATCTTTGATCCCTTCCAGTCCCCCTATCAAACAAGTGAAACAGGTTTGATCAAAGAAGAAGAGAAGATTGAACCCAAATCAAAGGACGACGGAACAATCCGTCATCCTTTCACGCAGGCTGTGCGGCAATTTGAACTCAGACTCCTACAGCAGGCCTTGACCGAAGCGCGGTTCAATCAGAAGAAGGCCGCCCATATCCTGGGGCTGACCTACCATCAGTTTCGGGGAATCTACAGGAAGTATAAAGATGAATTAAAGGGCTAGGCTGGCAGAACCCCTCTCTTATATCTTTTAAAAATTGACCAAATCCAGATGGTTCTTGTTGAGCGGCCTCCGGAGGTTGAAATTTATCGTTTTCCCTGAGTAAAGAAGGCGATACA
Protein-coding sequences here:
- the pspF gene encoding phage shock protein operon transcriptional activator, coding for MPEDQYDPNNYPNSTGGDRSADEALGQSEAFLEFQERLSRVARIDRPVLLIGERGTGKELAATRLHYLSKRWQSPLVTLNCAALAPSLIESELFGYEAGAFTGATRRRTGRFEMASQGTLFLDEMANIPIEVQEKILRVVEYGAFERVGGSRSIQVDVRIIGATNINLPVLVKKGQFKQDLLDRLSFEVLFLPPLREREGDILILANHFAARIAFELGREQIPEFSEEAIAGLEHYPWPGNVRELKNVVERAVYRAEGQLITNIIFDPFQSPYQTSETGLIKEEEKIEPKSKDDGTIRHPFTQAVRQFELRLLQQALTEARFNQKKAAHILGLTYHQFRGIYRKYKDELKG